A single genomic interval of Vulpes vulpes isolate BD-2025 chromosome 3, VulVul3, whole genome shotgun sequence harbors:
- the CLDN16 gene encoding claudin-16 isoform X1: protein MRGLLQYTACFFAFFSTGFLVVATWTDCWMVNADDSLEVSTKCRGLWWECVTNAFDGIRTCDEYDSILAEHPLKLVVTRALMITADILAGFGFITLLLGLDCVKFLPDEPYIKVRICFVAGTMLLIAGAPGIIGSVWYAVDVYVERSSLVLHNIFLGIQYKFGWSCWLGMAGSLGCFLAGAVLTCCLYLFKDVGPERNYPYSMRKAYSTAAASMAKSYAAPRTETAKMYAVDTRV from the exons ATGAGAGGTCTTCTCCAGTACACCGCCtgcttctttgcctttttctctacTGGGTTCTTGGTCGTGGCCACCTGGACAGACTGTTGGATGGTGAATGCTGACGATTCCCTGGAG GTGAGCACAAAATGCCGAGGCCTCTGGTGGGAGTGTGTCACGAATGCTTTTGATGGGATTCGCACCTGTGATGAGTACGATTCTATACTTGCCGAACACCCCC TGAAGCTGGTGGTAACTCGGGCATTGATGATTACTGCAGATATTCTAGCTGGATTTGGATTCATCACCCTGCTTCTTGGTCTCGACTGTGTGAAATTCCTCCCTGATGAGCCATACATCAAAGTCCGCATCTGCTTTGTTGCTGGAACCATGTTACTAATAGCAG gtgccccaggaatcaTTGGTTCAGTGTGGTATGCGGTTGATGTTTACGTGGAACGTTCTTCTTTGGTTTTGCACAATATATTTCTTGGCATCCAATATAAATTTGGTTGGTCTTGTTGGCTTGGAATGGCTGGGTCTCTAGGTTGCTTTTTGGCTGGTGCTGTCCTGACATGCTGCTTATACCTCTTCAAAg ATGTTGGACCTGAGAGGAATTATCCATATTCCATGAGGAAAGCCTATTCAACAGCAGCTGCTTCTATGGCCAAGTCATACGCGGCCCCTCGGACAGAGACCGCCAAAATGTATGCTGTGGACACGAGGGTGTAA
- the CLDN16 gene encoding claudin-16 isoform X2: protein MRGLLQYTACFFAFFSTGFLVVATWTDCWMVNADDSLEVSTKCRGLWWECVTNAFDGIRTCDEYDSILAEHPHILAGFGFITLLLGLDCVKFLPDEPYIKVRICFVAGTMLLIAGAPGIIGSVWYAVDVYVERSSLVLHNIFLGIQYKFGWSCWLGMAGSLGCFLAGAVLTCCLYLFKDVGPERNYPYSMRKAYSTAAASMAKSYAAPRTETAKMYAVDTRV, encoded by the exons ATGAGAGGTCTTCTCCAGTACACCGCCtgcttctttgcctttttctctacTGGGTTCTTGGTCGTGGCCACCTGGACAGACTGTTGGATGGTGAATGCTGACGATTCCCTGGAG GTGAGCACAAAATGCCGAGGCCTCTGGTGGGAGTGTGTCACGAATGCTTTTGATGGGATTCGCACCTGTGATGAGTACGATTCTATACTTGCCGAACACCCCC ATATTCTAGCTGGATTTGGATTCATCACCCTGCTTCTTGGTCTCGACTGTGTGAAATTCCTCCCTGATGAGCCATACATCAAAGTCCGCATCTGCTTTGTTGCTGGAACCATGTTACTAATAGCAG gtgccccaggaatcaTTGGTTCAGTGTGGTATGCGGTTGATGTTTACGTGGAACGTTCTTCTTTGGTTTTGCACAATATATTTCTTGGCATCCAATATAAATTTGGTTGGTCTTGTTGGCTTGGAATGGCTGGGTCTCTAGGTTGCTTTTTGGCTGGTGCTGTCCTGACATGCTGCTTATACCTCTTCAAAg ATGTTGGACCTGAGAGGAATTATCCATATTCCATGAGGAAAGCCTATTCAACAGCAGCTGCTTCTATGGCCAAGTCATACGCGGCCCCTCGGACAGAGACCGCCAAAATGTATGCTGTGGACACGAGGGTGTAA